The following coding sequences are from one Triticum dicoccoides isolate Atlit2015 ecotype Zavitan chromosome 4A, WEW_v2.0, whole genome shotgun sequence window:
- the LOC119285883 gene encoding uncharacterized protein LOC119285883 codes for MRGVSSFPARPLRPPGLCWASPSSARIQVSAAAPDAFNAATRLRSIITILPRPSRLVNAASGCVLAPRPVSSAPREEEGWTFMLRQRRPRRDAPSSRASAVPSHPAPSGLDEQRRASFIRFKKRTEGRCSRCLAPKHHRSSACRDPVRYLSCNLSGHIERSCPLRRASKQRPASPPAAPPPCRSPADSGARSWAEVVASPSAPPPRAGMARASAGIGASDARPEEDSCFIPSSFDMDRDMLEWEQTAAIAWAINAPRRLVALDVDRAIRKQFRLSHGDVAVIPYHPVKFLVKFEHKAQCDVALAAGHMRAADAIVHIRPWRPLERAFGAALNYRVHLCLENVPDYAWTPFVAERIIGRRYSLDRLEDHSVLRTNSVTLDLWAWTADPNLIPKVI; via the coding sequence ATGAGGGGGGTGAGTTCGTTCCCGGCTCGGCCGCTCCGTCCCCCCGGGCTTTGTTGGGCTTCACCCTCCTCTGCGCGCATTCAAGTCTCCGCGGCCGCGCCGGACGCCTTCAATGCGGCCACCCGCCTtcgctccatcatcaccatcctccctcGCCCATCCCGGCTCGTCAATGCGGCGTCAGGATGCGTCCTCGCGCCACGGCCTGTCTCGTCCGCTCCTCGGGAGGAGGAGGGCTGGACTTTCATGCTGCGGCAGCGCCGCCCTCGACGGGACGCGCCTTCAAGCCGGGCGTCTGCCGTCCCGTCCCATCCCGCGCCGAGCGGCCTCGACGAGCAACGCCGAGCCAGTTTCATCCGCTTCAAAAAGCGCACGGAGGGGCGCTGCTCTCGCTGTCTCGCCCCCAAacaccaccgctcctctgcctgtcGCGACCCTGTGCGCTACCTCTCCTGCAACCTCTCGGGCCACATCGAGCGCAGCTGCCCCCTGCGACGTGCGTCCAAGCAGCGTCCGGCCTCCCCGCCTGCGGCCCCTCCGCCGTGCCGCTCGCCCGCCGATTCGGGCGCGCGTTCCTGGGCTGAGGTTGTCGCCTCCCCGTCCGCTCCCCCTCCCCGCGCTGGGATGGCTCGCGCTTCCGCCGGCATTGGGGCGTCGGACGCTCGCCCCGAGGAGGACTCGTGCTTCATCCCGTCCTCATTCGACATGGACCGTGACATGCTTGAGTGGGAACAGACGGCGGCCATCGCCTGGGCTATCAACGCGCCGCGGCGGCTCGTCGCGCTGGACGTTGACCGCGCCATCCGGAAGCAATTCCGGCTCAGCCACGGGGACGTGGCTGTCATCCCGTACCACCCGGTGAAGTTCCTCGTCAAGTTCGAGCACAAGGCCCAGTGCGACGTGGCGCTTGCCGCGGGTCACATGCGTGCTGCCGACGCCATTGTCCACATCAGGCCGTGGCGTCCTCTAGAGCGCGCGTTCGGGGCCGCCCTCAACTACCGAGTGCACCTGTGCTTGGAGAACGTCCCTGACTACGCGTGGACGCCGTTTGTCGCCGAGCGCATCATCGGCCGGCGCTACTCCCTGGATCGCCTCGAAGACCACTCCGTGCTCCGGACAAACTCCGTGACGCTCGACCTCTGGGCTTGGACTGCAGACCCAAACCTCATCCCCAAGGTCATCTAG